A window from Candidatus Nitrospira neomarina encodes these proteins:
- a CDS encoding ADP-polyphosphate phosphotransferase: protein MNIQTKGFRIAEGTTVDLSKRPTRVKDIYNSKKQYKQVLKKHIEELSDLQRLLYASNRYALLLIFQAMDAAGKDGAIRHVMSGVNPQGCQVFSFKHPSAEELDHDFLWRTTQSLPERGRIGIFNRSYYEEVLIVRVHPEILLSQGLPNELLDEKNLWQDRYRSIIDLESHLYRNGTRIIKFFLHLSEEEQRKRFLQRIDEPEKNWKFSLADIKERKYWKEYMQAYAACLSATSTETAPWYIVPADDKKNARLIISNVIVETLKSLNMSYPTITKARQKELQSIRKRLVK, encoded by the coding sequence ATGAACATTCAAACCAAAGGATTCCGCATAGCTGAAGGCACAACGGTCGATCTCAGCAAAAGACCAACCAGGGTAAAGGATATCTATAACTCGAAAAAACAGTACAAGCAGGTTCTCAAAAAACATATTGAAGAGCTCAGCGACCTGCAACGACTCCTCTATGCGTCGAACCGTTATGCGTTGTTGCTTATATTTCAGGCCATGGATGCCGCAGGTAAGGACGGGGCCATCCGGCATGTCATGTCAGGAGTGAATCCACAAGGGTGCCAGGTGTTCAGCTTCAAACATCCCAGCGCTGAGGAGTTGGACCATGATTTTCTGTGGCGCACCACGCAATCTCTGCCTGAACGCGGACGCATCGGTATCTTCAATCGTTCCTATTACGAGGAGGTTCTCATCGTGCGAGTGCATCCGGAGATTCTGTTGAGCCAGGGGCTGCCAAACGAATTGCTTGACGAAAAAAATCTTTGGCAAGACCGGTATCGCTCCATCATCGATTTGGAGAGCCATCTCTACCGCAATGGCACGCGAATCATAAAATTTTTTCTTCATCTTTCAGAGGAGGAGCAGCGAAAGCGGTTCCTTCAACGGATTGATGAACCCGAAAAGAACTGGAAATTCAGCCTGGCCGATATCAAGGAACGAAAGTACTGGAAAGAGTATATGCAGGCCTATGCCGCCTGTTTGAGTGCCACAAGCACAGAGACCGCTCCCTGGTATATCGTGCCTGCCGATGACAAAAAGAACGCCAGGCTCATCATTTCGAATGTGATCGTCGAAACATTGAAGAGTCTCAACATGAGTTACCCGACCATAACCAAGGCGCGCCAGAAAGAATTGCAGTCAATCCGTAAACGTTTGGTGAAGTAA
- a CDS encoding cation:proton antiporter: protein MDVIPQILVTLGAIFLLGLLTDLLGRRTFIPRVTLLLLAGFAIGPSGLDLLPDFREDWFSVVTNIALSMVGFLLGHHMTGSSLQKRGTVVLWVSIGAVLATATTVFIGLLALGVQIEIALILAGIALATDPAATIDVIREIRAKGEFAKTLESVVAIDDVWGLLIFSVLLAMAQTFSGQGTVWDMLLLGVWEIAGAMLLGLVLGIPMAYLTGRIKQGEPTQAEALGLVLLCGGLAVFLHVSFILAGMVLGATVANLAVHHRRPFTAIEGIEWPFMILFFILAGASLDLHALQATSLLGVAYIILRLIGRVMGSWGGGLVSGASPLIRQWMGMALWPQAGVALGMALLASQHLPDLKEVILPIAIGSTIIFEFIGPVMTRKALINAGEGQKNHRMVT from the coding sequence ATGGACGTTATCCCCCAAATACTGGTTACACTTGGCGCCATATTTCTGTTAGGGCTGCTCACCGATCTGTTGGGACGCCGAACGTTTATCCCAAGAGTCACCTTGTTACTGCTTGCCGGGTTTGCCATCGGTCCATCCGGACTCGATCTCTTACCGGACTTCCGGGAAGACTGGTTTTCTGTCGTGACAAACATCGCCTTATCCATGGTGGGGTTCCTTCTTGGACATCATATGACCGGTTCGTCTCTACAAAAACGGGGTACCGTCGTTTTGTGGGTCTCGATTGGAGCAGTCCTGGCAACCGCCACAACCGTCTTTATTGGACTTCTGGCCCTCGGCGTCCAGATAGAAATTGCACTCATCCTGGCGGGCATTGCCCTGGCGACCGATCCTGCCGCCACCATAGATGTTATCCGGGAGATTCGGGCGAAAGGGGAATTTGCCAAGACATTGGAAAGTGTCGTGGCCATTGATGACGTCTGGGGCCTCCTGATCTTTAGCGTTCTCCTGGCTATGGCCCAAACGTTTTCCGGACAGGGAACCGTGTGGGACATGCTCCTGCTGGGAGTATGGGAAATCGCCGGGGCCATGCTGCTGGGACTGGTGCTGGGGATTCCCATGGCCTATTTAACCGGACGCATCAAGCAAGGGGAGCCCACTCAAGCTGAGGCGTTAGGACTGGTCCTGCTGTGTGGAGGCCTTGCCGTTTTCTTGCATGTCTCTTTTATTCTAGCGGGTATGGTCTTAGGAGCCACCGTCGCCAATTTAGCCGTTCACCACCGACGGCCCTTTACCGCCATTGAAGGAATTGAGTGGCCGTTCATGATCCTCTTTTTTATCCTGGCCGGGGCCTCATTGGACCTGCATGCCTTACAAGCAACAAGCCTGCTAGGCGTTGCCTACATCATCCTGCGACTCATAGGCCGGGTGATGGGATCCTGGGGGGGAGGACTCGTCAGCGGAGCATCCCCTCTCATCCGACAATGGATGGGCATGGCGCTCTGGCCGCAAGCCGGAGTCGCGTTGGGCATGGCGTTATTAGCCAGTCAACACCTGCCCGACCTCAAGGAAGTGATTCTTCCGATTGCCATTGGCTCCACGATCATCTTCGAATTTATCGGACCGGTCATGACCCGAAAAGCCCTCATAAACGCCGGCGAAGGGCAGAAAAACCATAGGATGGTGACATGA